Part of the Burkholderia sp. FERM BP-3421 genome, CAGCTGGGCATTGCTGACCGCACGGTTCGTGCCGGGATGCTGGCGCGCATAGTCGAGCGTCGCCTGTCGGTACACGGCGAGATTCTCGGCGAGCGCCTGCGCGACTTGCTGCGGCGGCAACGATGTGGAATCGTCGCCGTGCAGCGTCGTGTAGACGCCGCCGAGCGCGGCGAGGATCAGGACGATGGCGAGGGCGTACATGGGTGCGGCTGTTTGAGCAGTACTGCCGTGTTAGTTCGACGTCCAGGTAACAGTCGCGTTATCGGTACAGTTCGCTGTCGCATCATCGGGTGAAACTGGATAAGGCAATGCTTTTGTACCAATCGATGCAGACTGCCAGTTTCCACCTGCAGTCAGCGTATTGATGCACACGTCCCGTGGCACTTTCGTATAGACCACCGTGAAAGTCTGTCCCACTCCGGTTACGGTGACGGTCCCGCCCCATGTGTTCGAAACCACGTTTTGCGCAGCCGGCGTCAACGTTCCCGGAAACACCTTTGCCGCGATCAAATTCGCGTTCATCGGCACCTTCCCATAGTCATTCATCTGCCCCATATAAAGCTTCCGCGTCCCCGTCTGGATCGCATTCAGCTCCTGCGTCAACTTATTCGTATTCGCACTCGAAAACGCCGACCCCAACAGCGCGATCGCGCCGACGATCACGATCGCGGCCACGCCGAGATACGCGATGCTTTCCAGCAGCGACGCGCCACGCTGCTTGTGGTGACGGCGGCAAAAAGCCGGCTCATGCCGAAAGGCGGCGGGTGCGGCGAGTTCTTTCACGTTGGTTCTCCTGGTTTCCAAAAATGCGCGCTGTCATCAATGCATCGCGCGTGTCATCGAAGCAATTTCCTGCTGTATTCCGAAAAAGCCCATCACGAGCCAGCCGATCACGAGCGCCAGCACGACGATCGCCGCGCCGTTGAGCACGCGCATCTGCGCCGCGATCCGCGTGACGCCCTCTTCCAGCCACTCGTCGGCGAGCGTCTTGAGCGCCGCGTCGAAGCCGCCGTACTCCGCGTAGATGCACAGATCCTCGACGATCTCCCGCGACGGAAACTCATAGCCGGTATGCCGCAACGCTTCCCCGGCGTTGAGCCCCGACTTCACGCCGAGCAGGGTGTCGTCGATCCGTTCCCGCAGCCACGGCCCCGAGATCGCGCCGATCTTCAGCAGCGCGCGCTCGACCGTCACGCCCGCGCCCTGCAACGCCGCGAACGCGATCAAAAAACCGCTGCCCACCACCAGCCGGTAGATCGAATACGGCGGCACGCGATCCGCGTACAGCCGCAGCGACCCGCGCCAGCGCGGCAGCGACATCGCGAGCCCCACGCCGGCCGCGATCATCAGCGCCACGACCAGCAGCATCCAGTCCTGCACGAACCCCGACATCAC contains:
- a CDS encoding type 4 pilus major pilin, with amino-acid sequence MKELAAPAAFRHEPAFCRRHHKQRGASLLESIAYLGVAAIVIVGAIALLGSAFSSANTNKLTQELNAIQTGTRKLYMGQMNDYGKVPMNANLIAAKVFPGTLTPAAQNVVSNTWGGTVTVTGVGQTFTVVYTKVPRDVCINTLTAGGNWQSASIGTKALPYPVSPDDATANCTDNATVTWTSN
- a CDS encoding type II secretion system F family protein — its product is MALELNRRWARVCLNADERLRIYRKIAKMLGNGLPLLKVLEELEWRASHEGRKPNEPIAIVLSEWRLAVQNGRMLSEAMETWVPATEQMIVSAGEQAGRLEAALESVTDIVLSARRIRGAITSGVAYPVGLLVMVLGYLYLFGTRVIPKFATIADPTHWHGAARSLYVMSGFVQDWMLLVVALMIAAGVGLAMSLPRWRGSLRLYADRVPPYSIYRLVVGSGFLIAFAALQGAGVTVERALLKIGAISGPWLRERIDDTLLGVKSGLNAGEALRHTGYEFPSREIVEDLCIYAEYGGFDAALKTLADEWLEEGVTRIAAQMRVLNGAAIVVLALVIGWLVMGFFGIQQEIASMTRAMH